The Thioalkalivibrio thiocyanodenitrificans ARhD 1 genome window below encodes:
- the aceK gene encoding bifunctional isocitrate dehydrogenase kinase/phosphatase has product MSDLARQLARSILTGFERHFSFFQEITSVARERFEESDWDGVRTAAAKRISFYDKRVRETIHKLRDSFGIERLDEPLWQEVKGIYTGLLAHHSRPELAETFYNSVFCQLFERKYFNNDNIFVESVVDRRALAQRYRGFMSFHPRDGGLETSIWEILSAFYFNVPYEDVDRDAKRIADALLRRSRFGSSDMEELRIDVLEFPFFRNKAAYLIGRVVRGEDSHPFIVPLVNNEQGGIYADTLLTTEDEAEAVFSFARAYFLVKTPVPAATVAFLQDIMPEKPIAEIYMSIGFQKQAKNDFYRDFLNHLQESDDTFQVAPGTRGLVMAVFTLPSYPYVFKVIRDRFPPQKQVTPELVRKRYLQVKMHDRVGRMADTLEYSDVAFPLKRFSPELLAELKEQIPEKIEIEGNVLFIRHLYIEKRMAPLNVFLEQANEEEARDALDDWGRAIQQLMAVNIFPGDLLFKNFGVTGSGKVVFYDYDEICYLTECNFRRIPAPRTPEDELSSDPWYSVGPHDIFPEEFPTFLTTDVQQRRLLKELHPELFDYRYWQQRQKEVEHGIYGDVFPYPRRLRFPRPETVPPEPATVE; this is encoded by the coding sequence ATGAGCGATCTTGCCCGACAGCTTGCCCGCTCGATACTGACCGGTTTCGAACGCCATTTCTCGTTCTTCCAGGAGATCACCAGCGTGGCCCGGGAACGTTTCGAGGAATCGGACTGGGACGGTGTGCGCACGGCTGCCGCCAAACGCATCAGTTTCTATGACAAACGGGTGCGCGAAACGATCCACAAGCTGCGCGACAGTTTCGGTATCGAGCGCCTGGACGAGCCCCTCTGGCAAGAGGTGAAAGGCATCTACACCGGGCTGCTGGCGCACCACAGCCGCCCCGAACTGGCGGAGACCTTCTACAATTCGGTGTTCTGCCAGCTCTTCGAGCGCAAGTATTTCAACAACGACAACATCTTCGTCGAATCCGTGGTGGATCGCCGGGCGCTGGCGCAACGCTATCGCGGGTTCATGTCCTTTCATCCGCGCGACGGGGGCCTGGAAACCAGCATCTGGGAGATCCTCTCGGCCTTCTACTTCAATGTCCCCTACGAGGACGTGGACCGGGATGCCAAGCGCATTGCAGACGCACTGCTCAGACGCTCGCGGTTCGGCTCCTCGGACATGGAAGAGTTGCGCATCGACGTGCTCGAGTTTCCGTTTTTCCGCAACAAGGCAGCCTACCTGATCGGACGTGTCGTGCGGGGCGAGGACTCCCACCCCTTCATCGTGCCGCTGGTCAACAACGAGCAGGGAGGCATCTACGCCGACACCCTGCTCACCACCGAGGACGAGGCCGAGGCGGTGTTCAGCTTTGCCCGGGCATACTTCCTGGTGAAAACACCGGTCCCCGCGGCGACCGTGGCCTTCCTGCAGGACATCATGCCCGAGAAGCCGATTGCCGAGATCTACATGAGCATCGGCTTCCAGAAGCAGGCGAAGAACGACTTCTACCGGGATTTCCTGAATCACCTGCAGGAAAGCGACGATACGTTCCAGGTCGCCCCCGGCACACGCGGGCTGGTAATGGCCGTCTTCACCCTGCCGTCCTATCCGTATGTGTTCAAGGTGATACGCGACCGCTTCCCGCCCCAGAAGCAGGTCACTCCGGAACTGGTGAGAAAGCGATACCTGCAGGTCAAGATGCATGACCGCGTCGGCCGCATGGCCGATACCCTGGAATACTCCGACGTGGCCTTCCCCCTGAAGCGCTTCTCGCCGGAGTTGCTGGCGGAGCTCAAGGAGCAGATCCCGGAGAAGATCGAGATCGAGGGGAACGTGCTTTTCATCCGGCACCTTTACATCGAGAAGCGCATGGCCCCGCTCAATGTCTTCCTGGAACAGGCCAACGAGGAGGAGGCCCGGGACGCCCTGGATGACTGGGGCCGCGCCATCCAGCAGCTCATGGCGGTCAATATCTTTCCGGGAGACCTGCTCTTCAAGAACTTCGGGGTGACCGGCAGCGGCAAGGTGGTGTTCTACGACTACGACGAGATCTGCTATCTCACGGAATGCAACTTCCGCAGGATCCCCGCGCCGCGCACGCCGGAGGACGAGCTGAGCTCGGACCCCTGGTATTCGGTGGGACCCCACGACATCTTTCCCGAGGAGTTCCCCACGTTCCTGACCACGGACGTGCAACAGAGGCGGCTGCTGAAGGAGCTTCACCCGGAGCTGTTCGATTACCGGTACTGGCAACAGCGCCAGAAGGAAGTCGAGCACGGCATATACGGAGATGTGTTTCCCTACCCGAGGCGACTGCGCTTCCCGCGCCCGGAAACCGTCCCGCCGGAACCGGCTACGGTCGAGTAG
- a CDS encoding HD-GYP domain-containing protein: MDSKSLLGRIERLVEIGVALSAEGNTDRLLETILMGAKTITGADGGTLYLMEEEARSLRMAIVRTDSMAFAMGGSTGEPIPFPAIPLYDESGRPDDSMVVTYAVHHDRTVNIPDAYDTEVFDFSGTRAFDERTGYRSQSFLTVPLKDHEGAIIGVLQLLNAVDEATGAIVPFSPESERLAQSLASQAAIALTNKRLISDLRGLFDSLIQLIADAIDEKSPYTGGHCRRVPVITMLLADAVAGTREGPFSDFVMTEDDRYELETAAWLHDCGKIATPEHVIDKATKLETIYDRIHAVDTRFEVLRRDAEIARLRRELETLREGLVPDTAALDRELHATLSTLAEEQALVRRSNPGGEDMEPAEQARLAGIARRHFLDHAGHRVALLDGDELANLMIPKGTLTAAERQIINSHIDVTLQMLERLPFPKNLRNVPEFAGGHHERVDGKGYPKGLTGNEMSVQARIMAIADVFEALTAGDRPYKPAKKLSETLGIMARMAAEGHLDAALFDVFLQREVYLDYARTHLKPEQIDDVDAASLRVAGWLAG; encoded by the coding sequence ATGGATTCGAAGTCGCTCCTTGGGCGCATCGAACGTCTGGTCGAAATCGGTGTCGCGCTCTCCGCCGAAGGGAATACCGATCGGCTGCTGGAGACGATTCTGATGGGCGCCAAGACCATCACAGGGGCCGACGGCGGCACCCTCTACCTGATGGAAGAGGAAGCGCGGTCACTGCGCATGGCCATTGTGCGCACCGACTCCATGGCGTTCGCCATGGGCGGGAGTACCGGCGAGCCCATTCCCTTTCCGGCGATCCCCCTCTATGACGAATCGGGCCGTCCCGATGACTCGATGGTGGTCACCTATGCGGTTCACCACGATCGCACGGTCAATATCCCCGATGCCTACGACACCGAGGTCTTCGATTTCTCGGGCACCCGCGCCTTTGACGAACGGACCGGCTACCGATCGCAATCGTTTCTGACAGTTCCGCTCAAGGACCACGAAGGCGCGATCATCGGTGTACTGCAGCTCCTGAATGCGGTGGACGAGGCGACGGGCGCCATCGTGCCTTTCTCGCCCGAAAGCGAACGGCTCGCCCAGTCACTCGCCTCCCAGGCTGCGATCGCGCTGACCAACAAGCGCCTGATCAGTGATCTTCGGGGGCTCTTCGATTCCCTGATCCAGCTCATTGCCGATGCCATCGATGAGAAATCCCCCTATACCGGCGGGCACTGCCGAAGGGTGCCGGTCATCACGATGCTGCTCGCTGATGCGGTGGCCGGGACCCGTGAGGGTCCGTTCAGCGACTTCGTGATGACCGAAGACGACCGTTATGAACTCGAGACGGCGGCGTGGCTCCACGATTGCGGGAAGATCGCAACGCCGGAGCACGTCATCGACAAGGCGACCAAGCTGGAAACCATCTATGATCGCATTCACGCAGTCGATACCCGCTTCGAAGTGCTCCGTCGAGATGCCGAGATCGCGCGGCTGCGGCGGGAACTGGAGACGCTCCGAGAGGGATTGGTCCCCGATACCGCCGCCCTCGACCGTGAACTCCATGCGACGCTTTCCACCCTGGCCGAGGAACAGGCGCTCGTGCGGCGAAGCAATCCCGGGGGGGAGGACATGGAGCCGGCGGAGCAGGCGCGCCTTGCCGGTATTGCCCGGCGGCATTTCCTGGACCACGCGGGGCACAGGGTTGCCCTGCTTGATGGCGATGAACTGGCCAACCTCATGATTCCCAAGGGGACCCTGACTGCCGCCGAGCGGCAGATCATCAACAGCCACATCGACGTCACCCTGCAGATGCTCGAGCGGCTGCCCTTTCCCAAGAACCTGCGCAATGTCCCGGAGTTTGCCGGCGGCCACCACGAGCGGGTGGACGGCAAAGGCTATCCCAAGGGGCTAACCGGCAACGAGATGTCGGTCCAGGCCCGTATCATGGCCATCGCCGACGTGTTCGAGGCGCTCACCGCCGGGGATCGCCCCTACAAGCCGGCGAAGAAACTGTCGGAGACGCTCGGCATCATGGCCCGCATGGCCGCCGAAGGGCACCTGGATGCGGCGCTGTTCGATGTGTTCCTGCAGCGGGAGGTCTATCTCGATTATGCGCGAACCCACCTGAAGCCCGAGCAGATCGACGACGTGGACGCGGCGTCGCTGCGGGTGGCGGGTTGGCTGGCCGGTTGA
- a CDS encoding nucleoside deaminase: MTTDKPRTPEDFMRRAIALSRERMRTGDGGPFAAIIVRDGGILAEGWNQVTSHNDPTAHAEIVAIRRACDAIDGISLEGAEIYATCEPCPMCMAAIYWARISRLYYANTTEDAEAIGFDDGAIYREIALAPEHRTMPAERLLGDEALEVFREWEAWPGKQRY; encoded by the coding sequence ATGACGACCGACAAACCGAGGACACCCGAGGATTTCATGCGCCGGGCGATCGCCCTCAGCCGCGAGCGCATGCGCACGGGAGACGGCGGACCCTTCGCGGCCATCATCGTACGCGATGGCGGCATCCTCGCCGAAGGCTGGAACCAGGTCACCAGCCACAATGATCCGACTGCGCATGCGGAGATCGTCGCGATCAGACGCGCGTGTGATGCCATCGACGGCATCTCGCTCGAGGGCGCCGAGATCTACGCGACCTGCGAGCCGTGTCCCATGTGCATGGCGGCCATCTACTGGGCACGGATCTCCCGGCTCTACTACGCGAACACCACGGAAGACGCGGAGGCCATCGGGTTCGACGACGGGGCGATCTATCGCGAAATCGCCCTGGCGCCCGAACACCGCACGATGCCGGCCGAGCGCCTGCTGGGGGACGAGGCGCTGGAAGTCTTCCGGGAGTGGGAGGCATGGCCGGGCAAGCAGCGGTACTAG